The Micromonospora siamensis genome contains the following window.
TGGTGTTCCCGGAAATGTCCATGTCCCCAGCCTGCCGCCAACCCGCTCCGCCGGTGCAGAGACCGGTCATCGGGGGATCCGCGATCCCTGGTTGGGCCGCTCGGCCGGCGGATACTGGGATCATGGACCGCGCAGCCCTGGCCGACTTCCTCCGCCGACGCCGGGAGACCCTGCAACCCTCCGACGTCGGGCTCGCCCCCGGCGCCCGCCGCCGCGCCCCCGGCCTGCGCCGCGAGGAGGTCGCCGCGCTCGCCGCCATGTCGACCGACTACTACACCCGCCTCGAGCAGCGGCGCGGACCGCAGCCCAGCCCGCAGATGCTCACCGCGCTGGCCCGGGCGCTACGCCTCACCGGCGGGGAACGCGACTACCTGTTCCGGGTGGCCGGGCAGAACGCCCCCACCCCGGTCACCGCGGCCACCCACGTCGCCCCGGCGCTGCTGCGCGTCCTGGACCGGCTGGAGGACACCCCGGCGCTGATCCTGTCCAACCTCGGCGAGACGCTCGTGCAGAACCGGCTGTCCAAGGCCCTGCTCGGTGACCGGTCCGGGCACACCGGGCTGGCCCGCAGCGAGGCGTACCGGTGGTTCACCGAACCCGACGAACGGCTCCGCTACCCCCAGGACGACCGGCCCCGGCAGAGCCGCGCCCAGGTCGCCAACCTGCGCGCCGCGTACGGGACGATGGGCCCGCAGTCCCGCGCCGGCGAGCTGGTCCGCGCGCTGCAGAAGGCCAGCGGAGAGTTCGCGGAACTGTGGGAACGCCACGAGGTCGCACAGCGCTTCGCCGACCACAAGACGATCGTCCACCCCGAGCTGGGCCCGATCGAGCTGGACTGCCAGGCGCTCTTCACCGAGGACCAGTCGCAGGCGCTGCTGGTGCTGACCGCTCCGCCGCGCAGCGAGGCGGACGAGAAGCTGCGGCTGCTCGCCGTGCTCGGCCACGAACGTTTTCCCGCTGGGCAGCCCTGAGCCAGCGGTGAATACTGCCGCGCATGGAGTTCCTGATCTACCACCGGGACCGGCCGGGTTCGGTGGCGCTGCGTGACGAGCTGATCCAGGCGCACTGGGCCTACATGGACCGGTACGCCGAGCAGATGATCGCCCGCGGCCCGACCCTCGCCGACGACTTCGACACGCCCACCGGCAGCGTGCACATCCTCGACCTGCCCGATCCGGCCGCCGCCCGCGCGTTCGCCTTCGACGAGCCCAACTATCAGGCCGGCGTCTACCGCGACGTGCTGATCCGCCGGTGGCGCAACACGCTGGGCCGCACCATGTGGCAGTTCCCCGGCGGTCGGACCGGCGGCAGTCGCTACCTGGTGCTGGGGTTCGGCGCGGGACAGGTCGCCGACCTGGAGGTGCCGGCCGACCCGGAAGAGCTGATCGCGTACGGGCCGCTGCTCGCCGACGACGGCACGGTATGGCTCGGCACCGCCGCGCTCGTCCGGGCACCGGACCCCGACGCGGCGCGGGCCGTCCTCACCGCCGGCCGGTACGCCGCCGTCGAGGTGCACAACTGGCAGTTCGGCGGCCGCCCGTCCTGAGCCCCCGTCCGCGCACCTGCCGGCGAACGGCGGAACGCCCGGACACCCGTCGTGACGACGGACATCCGGGCGCTCAACCTCCTTGCGGCCGGTGGTTAAGAAGGGGCCCCTGCTATACCGAATGCGTTAACAAGGGACCCCTCCTTACACCTCAGCCGGGCTGGACGACGCCGTTCACCTTCAGGGTGTACGGGGCGTACTGCTGGACCTGCTCGGTCGGCTCGTCGTAGGCGACGATCGCGACCACCTTCGGGAACAGGAAGAGAACCGCCCGCTGCGCCGGAGTCAGCGTCACGCTCGACTTGCCGTCGAACTGGAGCTGCAGCGCGATGGAGTGCTTCTCGTCGAGGCCGACGAGCCGCAGGTTCCAGTTGTCCACCTCGACCGGCTTGATCTCGGTGGGCGAGTCGAACGGGGCGAGGCTGCTGCCGTCGCTGATCGTCGTCCCGCCGACGGTGATGTCGTCGATCAGCAGGCCACCCTCGTTGACGCCGCCGTCGCTGACATAGCGGAAGCCGAGCAGGATGCTCTTGCCGGCGTACGCGGACAGGTCGTAGGTGTGCGCCTCGAACCCGTTGGTGGTGCCGTTGAGCGCCGGGCCGAGCGGCCCGTCGACCGTCTTGTCACCTCCGATGGCGGTGTAGGTGGCGCCGCCGTCGGTGGAGACGGTGACGTACCCGTAGTCGAAGCCCGCCTCGGCGCCGTACTTGGCGACGAAGCGCAGCGTCGGGTCGGCCGTCGGCACGGTCACCGGGGTGACCGCGGTGGCGTCGGTGTTGTTGACGTTGCCAGAGAACAGCACCGGGTTGCCGGGACGGTCCGGGTCGTCGTTGACGACGGTCCAGGCCAGCGGCTGCGCCGGCAGGGTCTTCGCGCCGGTGAAGGAGAGCGACCGCAGGTCACGGCCGCGCAGCACCGTGCCGTCGGCCTTCTGCAGCGGCACGTAGTCCGCCCCGTTCGGCGCCGCGCCCGGCGTGGCGTACGCCCGCGGGTTGGCCAGGTTCACCGTGGAGCGCAGGCTCGGGGTGGTCACCCGGCTCTTCGGCACACCGAGCATCACGCCGCGGCGGTCCCCGACGACCTTGTCCACCAGGGTCATGGTCTGGTAGTCGTGGATCACCTGGTACATGTTCTTGACGCCCTCGGCGGCCAGCAGCGCCTGCAGGCTGGCCAGACCCTGCCGCGCACCGTCACGGTGCAGGGCGGAGATGAAGTCCGTGCCGTACCGGTCGTAGAGGAACTGCATGAACGAGTACGCGTTGCCGTAGTCGGCGAGCACCGCGTTCGGGTTCGGGCTCTCCCCCCACAGGGTCAGCGAGTTCTCCGGGCCACCGCAGTCGCGCGGGTTGGTGTTGTACGGCGTCTGCACCGGCCCGAAGCCCTGGAAGCAGTACAGGTGGCTGTCCGCGCCCCGGTCGAACACGGTGGCGGTGGTGTCGACGTAGCCCACGAGCGACTGGGCGAAGTCGGACAGGCCCTCGTTCATCCAGGTCGTCTCGAACGGGTCCGTGTAGGAGTGCAGCAGGTGCTGGTACTCGTGGGCGAAGGTGCCCTCGTAGCTGCGCGGCCGGGCCGGGCGGCTGGTGCACAGGTCGTCGGTCGGCTCGTTCGGCGGGTTGGCGCCGGTGCGGTGCGCCCAGTCGAACGCGTCGATCGTCATCACGTTGCGGTCGAACAGCTCGTTGAGCTGCGAGGAGAAGAACCCGGCGATGTAGGTCGGGGCGGCCGGGAAGGTGTAGTAGTTGTCGTCGCGGACGTTGTCGACCAGCGTGACGGTCTTGCTGCCGCCACCGGTGTAGTCGCCGCCGTTGCCGCTGGCGTCCGGGCCGAGCAGCGCGTTGCTGCCGTCGCGGTCCGGCGCGACGCTGAACGCCGCCGACTCCTTCGGGTACATGTTGTTGTCGAACTCGTTGACCAGGTCCGCCACCTGCGCGTCGGTGACCGTCGTCGAGTCCGGAACCTGGGTGCGGCAGTCACCGGCCGGGAAGGCGATGTCGTTGGCCACCCACACCTCGATGTGGTTGCCGACGCCCCGCAGGGTGTAGTCCTTGCGGTAGTACCGGCCCTGGAGGTCGTCGAGTCCCAGCCACTGCCGGACGGTGCCGACCGCCGGCGTCTCGGCCGCCGCCAGGCCCTTCGAGCGGGCCTGCGCCCGCGGCTGGTAGCGGGTCGGGGTCTTGACCGGCTTGCCGTCGAGGGTGAAGTCCTTACGGGTGAGTTCCCGGGTGTCGTCGGTCCGGGCCTGCTTCGCGGCGTCCGCAGTGGTGGGTGCGGCGGGTGCGGCCACCGCGGCGGATGCGTGCACGACGCTGAACAGGGGTAGAACGATGGTGATGGCTGCTGCACCGGCGAGGCGGCGACGTGCCATTGGCCCCCCTAAGGGATCTGAAATGGATCATCGGCGGGGTACCGATCGATCGTTGTGCCAATGACGTTCGTAGCCGGAGAAGTTGCCGTTGGCAACAGGTGGCGCCGGACAATTGTCAGGTAGGACTGAACGGACGACCCTCCCGGGAGAATGTCCCGGGAGGGTCGTCCAGATCAGGTGCGGTCAGGCGCCTGGCGGCTCGTACGCGACCCGCAGCTGCATCACCTGGTCGACGTCCGCGGGCGTCATCAGCGGCGTGACCCGCAGGTCCAGCCCGCCGGCGGCGCGGATCGCCAGTGCGATGCTCACCGCCGTCTGCTGGTCCGGCAGGTCGCACAGCACGTAGGAGTCGTGCTCCTCGAACGCGAAGTACAGCGCCTCCACCGACCCGCCCGCGTTCTCGATCATCGAGGTCACGATCTCGGCGCGTCTCGTCCCGCCGTCCTGCCGCAGCCCTTTGACGCCCTGAACGGTGTAGGTCGCCGTGAGCAGGAACTTCGCCACCTTGACACCCCCGATGTCCGACTCGATCGCCCCGCCTGCGCCGGCCGGGCCGCGCGGCGGATACCCGCTCGGCCCGCCGCCACGCCTGCGGTGTCGGTGCCGGGCGGTAGGGTCCGCAGGCAGCCGATCGGGGAGGGGACGGGATGCTCGGACTGGAAGCGCCGCCCGCCGTCGAGGCGGAGCGGGTGATCACCGCCGTGCTGGCCGACCTGCGCTCCGGCGACCACCGCGGCGTGGTCGTCGACTCCCCGCCCGGCGCCGGCAAGTCCACCCTCGTCGTGCGGGCCGCCGTCGAGCTGGCCGCCGCCGGCGAGTCGCTGATCATCGTGGCGCAGACCAACGAACAGGTCGACGACCTCATCGACCGGCTCGCCCGCAAGGCCCCCGAGCTGCGCATCGGCCGGCTCTCCGCCACCGAGTACAAGCCCTCCGCCCGGGTCCGCGGCCACGAGACGGTCCGGGTCGCGGCCAAGGTCACCGACCTCGCCGATTCGGCCGTCATCATCGGTACGGCCGCCAAGTGGGCCACCGTCGGAGAGGGGGTCTGGCCGTGGGCGATCGTGGACGAGGCGTACCAGATGCGCTCGGACGCCCTGCTGCGCGTGGCCGGCAGGTTCGAACGGGCCCTGTTCGTGGGGGATCCCGGGCAGCTCGACCCGTTCTCCACCGTCGAGACGCTGCGCTGGACCGGTCTGACCTGGGATCCGATGCAGTCCGCGGTGG
Protein-coding sequences here:
- a CDS encoding helix-turn-helix transcriptional regulator; the protein is MDRAALADFLRRRRETLQPSDVGLAPGARRRAPGLRREEVAALAAMSTDYYTRLEQRRGPQPSPQMLTALARALRLTGGERDYLFRVAGQNAPTPVTAATHVAPALLRVLDRLEDTPALILSNLGETLVQNRLSKALLGDRSGHTGLARSEAYRWFTEPDERLRYPQDDRPRQSRAQVANLRAAYGTMGPQSRAGELVRALQKASGEFAELWERHEVAQRFADHKTIVHPELGPIELDCQALFTEDQSQALLVLTAPPRSEADEKLRLLAVLGHERFPAGQP
- a CDS encoding YciI family protein, which codes for MEFLIYHRDRPGSVALRDELIQAHWAYMDRYAEQMIARGPTLADDFDTPTGSVHILDLPDPAAARAFAFDEPNYQAGVYRDVLIRRWRNTLGRTMWQFPGGRTGGSRYLVLGFGAGQVADLEVPADPEELIAYGPLLADDGTVWLGTAALVRAPDPDAARAVLTAGRYAAVEVHNWQFGGRPS
- a CDS encoding choice-of-anchor J domain-containing protein is translated as MARRRLAGAAAITIVLPLFSVVHASAAVAAPAAPTTADAAKQARTDDTRELTRKDFTLDGKPVKTPTRYQPRAQARSKGLAAAETPAVGTVRQWLGLDDLQGRYYRKDYTLRGVGNHIEVWVANDIAFPAGDCRTQVPDSTTVTDAQVADLVNEFDNNMYPKESAAFSVAPDRDGSNALLGPDASGNGGDYTGGGSKTVTLVDNVRDDNYYTFPAAPTYIAGFFSSQLNELFDRNVMTIDAFDWAHRTGANPPNEPTDDLCTSRPARPRSYEGTFAHEYQHLLHSYTDPFETTWMNEGLSDFAQSLVGYVDTTATVFDRGADSHLYCFQGFGPVQTPYNTNPRDCGGPENSLTLWGESPNPNAVLADYGNAYSFMQFLYDRYGTDFISALHRDGARQGLASLQALLAAEGVKNMYQVIHDYQTMTLVDKVVGDRRGVMLGVPKSRVTTPSLRSTVNLANPRAYATPGAAPNGADYVPLQKADGTVLRGRDLRSLSFTGAKTLPAQPLAWTVVNDDPDRPGNPVLFSGNVNNTDATAVTPVTVPTADPTLRFVAKYGAEAGFDYGYVTVSTDGGATYTAIGGDKTVDGPLGPALNGTTNGFEAHTYDLSAYAGKSILLGFRYVSDGGVNEGGLLIDDITVGGTTISDGSSLAPFDSPTEIKPVEVDNWNLRLVGLDEKHSIALQLQFDGKSSVTLTPAQRAVLFLFPKVVAIVAYDEPTEQVQQYAPYTLKVNGVVQPG
- a CDS encoding GYD domain-containing protein, translating into MAKFLLTATYTVQGVKGLRQDGGTRRAEIVTSMIENAGGSVEALYFAFEEHDSYVLCDLPDQQTAVSIALAIRAAGGLDLRVTPLMTPADVDQVMQLRVAYEPPGA